The DNA region CATCCTTGACGGTCTTACGCTCGGTACGCGTCGCCTTGGGAATCGGTAATTCGTAGCGCAACGAAGAGACGCTGCACTCAAAAATGCCCATCGCAGAGCCACCCTCGAGCGAACGAACTCCAAGCAAAATCAGAAAGCCCCCGTTTGGAGACTCCATCTGATTACCTGCGTAATACAGCTTAAGCAGCTGCCGCGTGTTCCCCAGCTGCAGTACGTCTCCCAAGTTCACCCCCCCTGTTCACCGTCAGACTGTGGCGTGCGCTACACACACCGAAAAACCCGTGGAACCCCTGATAAAAAGTGGGCGCAATTATAGAGGGATGGATCCCGTTCCGCTACCCACATGCCATGTCGCCTGGCCAACAAAATTCCTGAAGGCAAAATCACAAAAAAACGGAGGCCGGGGCGCTGTGCGCCCCGCCTCCGGTGTGCCTGCCGAAGCATGCCCGATCAAGCGACCGCGGCATCCTCCATCGACTTCGAGGCACTAGCCGAACCGTGTGCGATGGCCGGCTTGCAAAAACGAATGCCGATCTGGTGAAGATTTTTAAGATCCGCATCGCCCAAATCGGGATAACGCTCCCCAATGTAGTCGATGGTCTCGTCCATCCAGTGCTTCTGATCTTCGACTTCCGCCCGAAGAACTCCACAGCGATGCACGTGACTGAACAGCTCGTCACGGGCTCGATCAAGCAGCTTCTCGTGGGACAAATCACCCTCCATTCATCGTATTGGCACAAGCACGCCTTCAGCGCACCGGGTCGTGATCTTAGCTTCAGCGGTATAACGTAACCTTGAATCGAATTCAGATATACTGGAGTCGTGGTGGTACGCTCCGAAGGTCCAGACGCGGTCGAGCTTGAGGTATTCAGACACCTCTTCACAGCCTTGGCGGAGGAGATGGGAGCTGCCCTAAAACGTGCTTCCTTCTCTCCGAACATCAAGGAACGCAGAGACTACTCGTGCGCGCTGTTCAGCCCGACGGGCGAAGCGGTCTCGCTTGGAGATCACATGCCGGTGCACCTGGGGGCGATGCCCATGAGTGTGGAGGCAGCTCTGTCCGAGCTTGGCACGCTCAACCCAGGCGATGTCGTGATTCTGAACGACCCCTTTCGAGGCGGCACACACCTTCCCGACATCACGCTCATTTCGGCGGTCCACGACGATGCCGAGGCATTGCTGGGTTACGTGGCGTCGCGGGCACACCACAGCGACGTCGGCGGATCGACTCCGGGCTCAATGCCGCTCGCCCGAGAGATCTTCGAGGAAGGCCTGCGCATTCCTCCCGTGTTGCTGTACAGGAAACACACCCGAAACGACGCCCTCTGGCTGACCCTCCTCGCAAACGTCCGCACACCGGTTGAGCGGGCCGGAGATCTCGACGCACAGCTCGCCGCACTTCATACCGGCTCGACCCGCCTGCTCGAGATCGCCGCGAGGCGGGGCGCACAAGCGACGCTCGCCGCAATGGATGCACTGATCGCATATGCAGATCGTCTCGTCGCGGCAGGTCTCTCCGAAATTCCAGACGGGGTCTATGTCGGGAAGGACTCCATTGAGGATGACGGATTCGGTTCGGGGCCGGTCCCGATCATTGCCACCATGACACTGAAGGCTGACCGGCTCACGATTGACTTCGCGGGCACCTCACCTCAAGTCCCGGGTGGAGTAAACGCCGTCGCGGCAATCACCTCGTCGGCCACGAGGTACGTGGTGCGCTGCGTCGTAGAGGCACTCCTTGGCGAGCCTCTACCGGCTGGCGGTGGATCGATGTCCGCAGTCGAGCTCGTCCTCCCCGAGCGAAGTCTCGTCAATGCCGGACCGCCTGCCTCGGTGGCTGCTGGAAACGTGGAGACGAGTCAGCGCATAACCGACGTGCTCCTTCGCGCCTTCGGCGAAGCTCTCCCGCATCTGATGCCCGCGCTGTCCCAGGGGACGATGAACAACACAACGGTCGGAGGAACGGACCCGACTACCGACAAGCCCTTCGCCTACTACGAGACGGTAGGTGGTGGCATGGGCGCTGGCCCCTCCGGACATGGCCTCAGCGGCGTTCACGTACACATGTCCAACTCCCTCAACACGCCGATCGAGGCACTGGAGCACGCGTATCCTTTCCGCATCACCGCCTACGGTATTCGTCGCGACTCGGGCGGATCAGGCCTTCACCGGGGTGGCGACGGCCTGAGGCGCGATCTCCAGGTACTCTGCCCGGCGCGAGTGGCCCTGCTTTGCGAACGGCGAATCGTTGGTCCGTCGGGTATGCAGGGCGGCAGCGATGGGGCCACCGGCGAGAACGTCCTGATTCGAGATGGGGTAGAGCAGCATCTCGACGGAAAGACGACCTTTTCTGTCGAAGCCAATGATGTGATCAGTATCCGATCGCCAGGCGGCGGCGGATGGGGCACACCCTCCAGCCCGAACTCATAAAGGACAGGAATGCATCTCCGCTTTTCGGCCGTTTGCGATGACGCTCGGCCCACAACCGAAGGCAAGATCGACATCCACGGCGTGTTCCACGACCTCTCCGCGCCAGGATTCCCCGCGAAACAAGATCGCCTGGTTCTCGTCCTCGTGGTCGAGTGGACTCGTGAGGATCATGGTCGGTACCTCTTCAAGGCAGACCTCGAAGACGATGATGGAGACATCTCGCTAACGGTCGAAGGCGAGACTGAGGTACACCGCCCGGAGGAGGACCAGCCGCCGGCCCGAAGCCAGCTCATCATGCCGATGGAGGGCGTGATCTTTCCGCACGCAGGGCAGTACACCTTTCGGGTAAAGGTGAAGGGCCAGACACTCGAGGGGCCGGGCGTCTATCTGATGGAGGTTCCGGAGGGCCAGGCAACAGCCTGATGTCGGGCAGGGCCTCCCTCGAAGGTCGCATCACAAAGCGTCTGCCCACGGGGTACGAGGACGTACGGTCGGGAACGGGCAGAGCTTGGGTCTGGGGAAATTCCTCCGAATGGTGTACGGCCGTCCTAGCTAAGGGCCGCACGCTGCACGACTGGGCCGTTGATCGGGAAGAGACGATCCCCTACTCCGGCCGGGGGCTAGTCTACTCGGTTCCAGCCGCTGCTTCTGGCCCCACGGCTGCTCCTCGATGGGCCGTCAGGCATTATCGCCGCGGGGGCGCGATGGCCATGCACATGTCGGACCGGTACCTGCGCACTGGCCATCCGCGACCCTTCCGCGAGCTCGAAGCTTCGGTGGTCGCAGGACGCAGAGGGATACCCACGCCGTCCGTCGTGGCCGGAGCAACGTATGCCGACGGCCCCTACTACCGATGCGACCTCGTCACCGAGGTCGTACCTTCAGCCAAAACACTGGCCGACGTGCTTCAGGAAACGGACGGAACGCGGGGATGGCTGGTTGCCATGGCTCGTGCGGGCGGACTGATTCGTCGGCTCGGGAGCGCCGGGATCTTCCACGTTGACCTCAATGCTCGGAACGTCCTGTTGCAAGAGTGGCAAGATAGTTCTCGCCCAGAGGACGACGCAGGCGCCTGGGTGATCGACCTGGACCGTGCCCGCATCTTCTCGCGACAAGCCAAGTCGGCTGCGGAGCGCATGCAGGTTCGGCTCACCCGCTCTATCATAAAAATCGGCACGCCTACCGGGGAGGCGCTTCGGGACTCGGAAATCGAGGCAGCACTCACGACGCGCCTGGAAGAACTGTGAGGGAGTCGGTACCGACCACCACGCTCGGAGATCTGGGACCCGAAGGCTGGACCGGTCCGCCGCCCCGCGAGATCTGTATCGTTATGCTCTCCGCCATCGGAGATGCAGTGCACGTATTGCCGGTTGCCGCTGCGTTGAAACGGCACTGGCCCGACTGCCGGATAACCTGGGTGATACAGCCGATCCCGTACCTGATGGTCCGAGATCACCCAGCGATCGATGATTTCATCGTGTTCAACCGATGCAAGGGGTGGAAAGCCTTGGCTGGCTTCCAGGAGATCCGGCGTGCGATGCGTGGGCGCCACTTCGATCTACTGATCGGACTCCAAGTGTACTTCAAGGCCGGACTGATCACCTGGCTGGCTCCGGCGCGGATCAAGCTCGGATTCGATCGACTCAGGGCGCGAGACGGGCAGTGGCTTTTTACGAATCGTCAAATCTCGGCGAGCGGCCAGCACCACGTGCAGGATCAGTACTTCGAGTTTCTCGAGGCGCTCGGCATCGACCCGCATCCCGTGACCTGGGACATCGACTTCACCACCGAGGAGCGGAACGCGCAGAAAGCGTTCTTCGCTTCGCTGGATCGGCCCGCGTGCGCGGTCGTGGTCGCTACGAGCAAGCTCGAAAAGAACTGGACGGCCGAGGAATACGCGCGCGTACTCGAAGGCATCGAGGATACTCATGGGATGCGACCGGTGATCGTCGGCGGACCTTCGGACTTCGAGCGTCAGATGACGGACGAGGTGATCGCTAGGACCGGCGCCGACGTGAAGGTCGAGCTTGGGAATGACCTCAGGCGACTCATGTGGATCATCGACGGTAGCGCGTTGTTGATCTCACCCGACACAGGCCCCCTGCATATCGGGCGGGCCCTCGGCACACCGACCGTAAGCCTCTTCGGATATACCAACCCGAGACGCTCGGGCCCGTACCGAGCCTTCGAGGACATCGTCGTGGACGGCTATGCCGCATACCCGGGGGAGCCCTATCCACCGATGCCCGAGTACCGCGACGGGATGGAACGGATCACCGTGGACGATGTGTTGGCGAAGGTGTCGTTGGCCATCGACAAATATGTCAGCCCCATGAACATGAAGAGGAACTCCGGCAATGAGTGACACGGCGGGAATTCGCCTCGAGTCCGCCACCCAGACGTTTGCGCAAGCCGCGCCGGACGACAGCCACCGCGCCAGAGTGAACCGCCGCGATTCTGACCGGCGCTGAGGTCATGTCATTGCCCCATGCCGAGAGAGCCGTCTCGTTACCCGCCTCTTTAGCCAAGGCCATCGAAGCAGCTCTCACGGCACGCGGCGCCTAACAGGACGCTGAACCGTACGACCACAAAACCCTCACCTGAACAGCACCGATCCGGAGGGGCCTGAGCTATTCCCAGAACGCTCTCGCTGAGAGGATCGCAAACGCGGCAAGCGCACCCAGGGACGCCTCCCATTCTCGATTGCGCCGATACTGGGGCCACCCGAAGCCCTCCGTCTGCCCTGCCACATCTCCGGGCGGGCAGTAAGGCGTGAACCGTGGGACGAAGCCGGGCACGGCCGATGCGTAGGCGCCGTACTCGGCCGGGAACAGTTCATTAAGGTGCGCCGCCTCACCCGCCATAGTGCGCGTGTAGACCGCCGTGTAGAAGGCGAGAAATATGAGCGGCCAGACCCAGTGACCTCCTGCAACGGCCACTCCGGCGCCAATGAAAAAACTCCCCAGGTAGAGGGGATTCCGCGTGAACGCGTAAGGACCTGACGTGGCCAGTTCCTCGTCTTTGTGGATCGTCCCTGCGGACCAGCCTCGAATGAACAACCCCAGCACGGTTAGTGCTGCCCCGACAACAAGAAG from Longimicrobiales bacterium includes:
- a CDS encoding isoprenylcysteine carboxylmethyltransferase family protein, which produces MAATMRRMRLKWVRLIVIPFFLFATTTVELLVVGAALTVLGLFIRGWSAGTIHKDEELATSGPYAFTRNPLYLGSFFIGAGVAVAGGHWVWPLIFLAFYTAVYTRTMAGEAAHLNELFPAEYGAYASAVPGFVPRFTPYCPPGDVAGQTEGFGWPQYRRNREWEASLGALAAFAILSARAFWE
- a CDS encoding glycosyltransferase family 9 protein, translated to MRESVPTTTLGDLGPEGWTGPPPREICIVMLSAIGDAVHVLPVAAALKRHWPDCRITWVIQPIPYLMVRDHPAIDDFIVFNRCKGWKALAGFQEIRRAMRGRHFDLLIGLQVYFKAGLITWLAPARIKLGFDRLRARDGQWLFTNRQISASGQHHVQDQYFEFLEALGIDPHPVTWDIDFTTEERNAQKAFFASLDRPACAVVVATSKLEKNWTAEEYARVLEGIEDTHGMRPVIVGGPSDFERQMTDEVIARTGADVKVELGNDLRRLMWIIDGSALLISPDTGPLHIGRALGTPTVSLFGYTNPRRSGPYRAFEDIVVDGYAAYPGEPYPPMPEYRDGMERITVDDVLAKVSLAIDKYVSPMNMKRNSGNE
- a CDS encoding hydantoinase B/oxoprolinase family protein, with protein sequence MVRSEGPDAVELEVFRHLFTALAEEMGAALKRASFSPNIKERRDYSCALFSPTGEAVSLGDHMPVHLGAMPMSVEAALSELGTLNPGDVVILNDPFRGGTHLPDITLISAVHDDAEALLGYVASRAHHSDVGGSTPGSMPLAREIFEEGLRIPPVLLYRKHTRNDALWLTLLANVRTPVERAGDLDAQLAALHTGSTRLLEIAARRGAQATLAAMDALIAYADRLVAAGLSEIPDGVYVGKDSIEDDGFGSGPVPIIATMTLKADRLTIDFAGTSPQVPGGVNAVAAITSSATRYVVRCVVEALLGEPLPAGGGSMSAVELVLPERSLVNAGPPASVAAGNVETSQRITDVLLRAFGEALPHLMPALSQGTMNNTTVGGTDPTTDKPFAYYETVGGGMGAGPSGHGLSGVHVHMSNSLNTPIEALEHAYPFRITAYGIRRDSGGSGLHRGGDGLRRDLQVLCPARVALLCERRIVGPSGMQGGSDGATGENVLIRDGVEQHLDGKTTFSVEANDVISIRSPGGGGWGTPSSPNS